The following proteins come from a genomic window of Coffea arabica cultivar ET-39 chromosome 11c, Coffea Arabica ET-39 HiFi, whole genome shotgun sequence:
- the LOC140016905 gene encoding putative U-box domain-containing protein 42 produces the protein MQLKLPQCQSGKVMPGDGSEWLLLQEGGKVHIEVAESLLASISEIIEAVVCIGIEQDAFMHFGSYLYRASAVIMELKMDSNIPTNTIEILKSLSRRIDLAKDLTNKCQQLAQKFHSAGVSTIVEELEHVIQSMGEDLSLIPQSTKGERNYTEIATSSLSKEMKNAKFVVTGNQGSKHGELDRREQLALEDMSNKESIESEKDLYSIDIEDSMSTSNLSVNNSIGTTNSRNLTNCDSWSGVSLVRLPDMAQYLEPLYETFFCPLTNKIMDDPVTIESGVTYERKAISEWFSKFEIPEEISCPKSGQRLRSKTLNPNVALKGTIDEWKERNEAARMKVARAALSLASSENMILEALDDLHAMCQNNQYKSVQIRSIGIIPLLANFLDYKSRDVRCATIQLLNQLAKVDDDGKETVSKVVDISKLIKMLSSNNQPIRHASATLLLELSKCQFFCIKIAKISGGILMLITTTYRQSTDEYTSVTAQEILKNLEKSPDNIKLMAENGYWGPLLNHLTEGSVEMKIEMACYLGENCPGPDSKVYVTETASSALINMVRSGSSLSRSAAFKALRQITCYQPDHAILLEAGIVQIMVEEMFARTIHDEPVNSKNEAAAILANIFESGVELENLQVNVHGHTMASDYIIHNIILWIKNSTPEDFSINLIRILLCLMKFPKASATIVSVVKGTEASYNLTELINNPNEELGIVSIKLLMILASFMGHTLSDRLCKTKGQPESLIANPTEVGLITEKHAVSANFLAKLPHQNITLNLALLNKNAVPKIIESITWIQRTGTRASRYASTYLEGLVGTLVRFTTTLYDYRVLSLVRDYNFTSLFTELIMKTSSDEVQKLSAFGLKNLSEQSVILSKPPKIKKNRYRKAFMLIKLFSCSSFKDERIPLCPVHRGACSSQDTFCLIDANAIDRLLSCLDHDNVEVVQAAVLALCTLLDDKVDVDKSVKILSDMHAIKHVLNIVKEHKEEGLLQKSFWMIDRFLLKGGIETISDISEDRLFPTTLISAFHHGDERTREMAEKILRHFNKMPTISANFTM, from the exons ATGCAACTCAAGCTTCCACAGTGCCAGAGTGGGAAGGTCATGCCGGGAGATGGCTCAGAATGGCTGTTG CTTCAGGAGGGGGGAAAAGTGCACATTGAAGTGGCTGAATCATTGTTGGCTTCTATTTCAGAAATAATAGAAGCGGTGGTGTGCATAGGTATAGAACAGGATGCTTTCATGCATTTTGGATCCTATCTTTATCGGGCTTCTGCTGTCATAATGGAGTTAAAAATGGATAGCAATATTCCAACAAACACAATAGAGATACTGAAGTCTCTGTCTAGAAGAATTGATTTGGCCAAAGACCTCACTAACAAATGCCAACAATTGGCACAAAAATTTCACAGTGCAGGCGTAAGTACTATTGTGGAAGAGCTAGAACATGTCATTCAAAGTATGGGGGAAGACCTTAGTTTGATACCACAATCaacaaaaggagaaagaaactATACAGAAATTGCTACTAGTTCTCTTtctaaagaaatgaaaaatgctAAATTTGTAGTTACTGGAAATCAAGGTTCAAAGCATGGAGAGCTTGACAGACGAGAACAGCTGGCTTTGGAGGATATGTCGAATAAGGAGTCAATAGAAAGTGAAAAAGATCTGTATTCTATTGATATTGAAGATTCCATGAGTACATCCAATCTCTCTGTGAACAATAGCATTGGAACCACAAATAGCAGAAATCTCACAAACTGCGACAGCTGGAGTGGTGTATCTTTGGTACGCTTGCCAGACATGGCTCAGTACCTGGAGCCTCTGTATGAAACTTTCTTTTGCCCTCTGACAAACAAGATCATGGATGATCCAGTAACCATAGAAAGTGGAGTTACATATGAAAGGAAAGCTATAAGTGAGTGGTTTAGTAAATTTGAGATCCCTGAGGAAATTTCCTGCCCAAAGTCGGGGCAGAGGCTGAGAAGCAAAACTTTGAACCCCAATGTTGCCTTGAAAGGAACCATAGATGAATggaaggaaagaaatgaagcaGCAAGGATGAAGGTTGCTCGGGCAGCTTTGTCATTGGCAAGTAGTGAGAACATGATACTCGAAGCACTGGATGATCTGCATGCAATGTGCCAAAACAATCAGTACAAGAGCGTGCAAATTCGGAGTATAGGGATCATTCCATTGCTTGCCAACTTTTTGGATTATAAAAGTAGAGATGTAAGATGTGCAACCATACAGCTATTGAATCAACTAGCCAAGGTTGATGATGATGGCAAG GAAACTGTTTCCAAGGTGGTTGATATTTCAAAGCTAATAAAGATGCTTTCAAGTAATAACCAGCCTATTAGGCATGCATCCGCCACACTTTTGCTTGAGCTTTCCAAATGCCAGTTTTTCTGTATCAAAATTGCCAAGATTTCTGGAGGCATCCTGATGTTGATAACAACAACGTACAGGCAATCCACAGATGAATACACTTCAGTAACAGCTCAAGAAATCTTAAAGAATCTGGAAAAATCACCAGATAACATTAAACTCATGGCAGAAAACGGGTACTGGGGACCACTGTTAAACCATCTTACTGAAG GTAGTGTAGAGATGAAAATAGAGATGGCATGCTACCTTGGTGAAAATTGTCCTGGTCCAGACAGCAAAGTTTATGTCACTGAGACGGCTTCTTCAGCTTTGATCAACATGGTACGCAGTGGCAGTTCTCTCAGCAGAAGTGCAGCCTTTAAAGCCTTGAGACAAATTACTTGCTACCAACCTGATCATGCAATACTTTTGGAGGCAGGGATTGTGCAAATCATGGTTGAAGAGATGTTTGCAAGAACAATTCATGATGAACCAGTAAACTCAAAGAATGAGGCTGCGGCAATACTTGCAAATATATTTGAGTCCGGAGTAGAGCTGGAGAATCTCCAAGTAAAtgtccatggccacacaatggCTTCAGATTACATTATCCATAACATCATCTTGTGGATAAAAAACTCAACCCCAGAAGATTTCAGCATCAATCTCATCAGGATCCTGTTATGCCTCATGAAGTTCCCCAAAGCATCTGCTACCATTGTTTCTGTGGTCAAAGGAACGGAAGCTAGTTACAATCTGACTGAGCTTATAAACAACCCGAATGAAGAACTTGGGATTGTATCAATCAAACTGCTCATGATCCTCGCATCATTTATGGGGCACACTCTATCAGACAGACTATGCAAAACCAAGGGCCAACCAGAGAGCTTAATAGCAAATCCAACCGAAGTTGGTCTTATCACTGAGAAGCATGCGGTATCAGCAAATTTCCTAGCTAAGCTTCCCCATCAAAACATAACACTCAACCTAGCTTTGCTCAATAAAAACGCAGTCCcaaaaatcattgaaagcatcaCTTGGATACAAAGGACAGGCACAAGGGCAAGCAGATATGCAAGCACTTATCTTGAAGGCCTTGTGGGCACGCTTGTGAGATTTACAACTACATTGTATGATTATCGAGTACTATCTTTAGTGAGAGACTACAACTTCACATCACTCTTTACTGAACTGATCATGAAGACATCCAGCGATGAAGTTCAGAAGTTGTCAGCTTTTGGGCTCAAGAATCTGTCAGAGCAATCAGTCATTCTTTCAAAACCACCCAAGATCAAGAAAAACAGGTACAGGAAAGCTTTCATGTTGATCAAGCTTTTCTCATGCAGCTCATTTAAGGACGAAAGGATCCCGCTTTGCCCAGTTCATAGAGGAGCTTGTTCTTCACAAGACACCTTTTGCCTGATTGATGCTAATGCAATTGACAGACTCTTGTCCTGCTTAGACCATGACAATGTGGAGGTGGTTCAGGCTGCCGTTTTAGCACTATGTACACTGTTGGATGACAAGGTTGATGTGGACAAGAGTGTGAAAATCTTATCTGATATGCATGCCATCAAGCATGTCCTAAATATTGTGAAGGAGCACAAAGAAGAAGGCCTATTGCAAAAATCATTTTGGATGATAGATAGGTTCCTCTTGAAAGGTGGGATTGAAACAATTTCTGATATATCGGAGGACAGATTGTTTCCTACAACACTAATCAGTGCATTCCACCATGGGGATGAGCGCACAAGGGAAATGGCTGAGAAAATCTTGAGGCATTTCAATAAAATGCCTACTATTTCCGCCAATTTTACCAtgtaa
- the LOC140016651 gene encoding amino acid transporter AVT6A-like has protein sequence MAKNDSVVLVAEDVKDPLLQSMNSDHSSDDKEENGEELHNGASFIGGVFNLSTTIIGAGMMALPATMKVLGLVLGIGIIVFVAILTELSVSMLLRFSKAAGSTSYGGVMGRAFGIGGRKLLQVCVLINNVGLLVVYMIIIGDVLSGTSSSGVRHAGVLQGWFGEHWWNERVFVILLTTLFVFCPLCCLKRIDSLRFTSGVAVALAVVFLVIIAGMTIFKVVEGSIAMPRLLPDVTDINSVWQLFTVVPVIVTAYVCHFNVHSIDNELDDDSSIQPIVQTSLLVCCMIYVMTSLFGFLLFGDSTLEDVLANFDTDLGIPYGSLLNDIVRVSYALHLMLVFPVLFHPLRINLDGLLFPSAGPLVLSKRRFLLVTMGMIFVVYLGANFIPNIWDVFQFSGATAAVCLGFIFPSAIALRDVHGIATKKDKVLSVFMICLAVFANMVAIYSDIQALFKKNALPRQRHLTWGYK, from the exons ATGGCCAAAAATGATTCTGTTGTTCTCGTAGCTGAGGATGTTAAGGACCCCTTATTACAGTCGATGAATAGTGATCATAGCAGCGATGATAAAGAGGAAAATGGTGAGGAGTTGCATAATGGAGCATCGTTCATTGGGGGAGTTTTCAACTTGTCGACAACCATTATCGGTGCTGGGATGATGGCATTGCCTGCTACAATGAAAGTTTTAGGCCTTGTTCTTGGCATTGGGATTATTGTTTTTGTTGCAATCTTGACAGAATTGTCAGTTTCAATGCTGTTAAGGTTTAGTAAGGCTGCAGGGTCAACTTCTTATGGAGGTGTCATGGGACGTGCATTTGGAATTGGTGGGAGAAAGCTTCTACAAGTTTGTGTTTTGATCAATAATGTTGGTTTGCTCGTTGTTTACATGATCATTATCG GTGATGTGCTATCAGGGACGTCCTCTAGTGGAGTTCGTCATGCCGGGGTCTTGCAGGGATGGTTTGGAGAACACTGGTGGAATGAAAGAGTATTTGTGATTCTTTTGACAActctttttgtgttttgtccatTATGCTGTTTAAAGAGAATTG ATTCATTGAGATTTACGTCTGGCGTAGCAGTTGCCTTGGCTGTTGTATTCCTAGTGATTATAGCAGGAATGACAATTTTTAAAGTGGTGGAAGGAAGTATCGCAATGCCCAGATTGCTCCCTGATGTCACTGATATTAATTCTGTTTGGCAACTCTTCACAGTAGTTCCGGTTATTGTTACAGCTTATGTCTGCCATTTTAATG TGCACAGTATCGACAATGAGCTTGATGATGATTCTTCAATACAACCTATCGTTCAGACTTCACTACTTGTATGCTGCATGATTTACGTCATGACAAGCTTGTTTGGGTTCCTGCTTTTTGGTGATTCCACTCTTGAGGATGTGCTAGCTAACTTCGACACAGACCTTGGTATTCCGTATGGCTCTCTGCTCAATGACATTGTTCGTGTCAGCTATGCTCTCCATCTTATGCTTGTTTTCCCAGTTCTATTCCACCCTCTTCGCATCAATTTGGATGGACTTCTGTTCCCATCTGCTGGGCCTTTGGTCCTAAGTAAGCGGAGGTTTCTATTGGTTACAATGGGGATGATTTTTGTTGTGTACTTGGGTGCCAACTTTATTCCCAACATTTGGGATGTTTTCCAATTCAGTGGAGCAACCGCAGCAGTTTGCCTTGGTTTTATCTTTCCTTCTGCTATTGCTTTGAG GGATGTTCACGGCATTGCTACTAAGAAGGACAAGGTCTTGTCTGTTTTCATGATTTGTCTAGCTGTATTTGCTAACATGGTCGCTATATATAGTGATATCCAAGCATTATTCAAGAAGAACGCACTTCCGAGGCAGCGACATCTCACTTGGGGCTACAAATAG